The segment AGACACGAACATGTCACACACGTTACATTGTGAATTGTCCACGACACGAACATGTCACACACACGTTACATTGTGAATTGTCCACGACCCGAACATGTCACACACACGTTACATTGTGAATTGTCCACGACACGAACATGTCACACACACGTTACATTGTGAATTGTCCACGACACGAACATGTCACACACACGTTACATTGTGAATTGTCCAAGACACGAACATGTCACACACACGTTCCATTGTGAATTGTCCACGACACGAACATGTCACACACACGTTACATTGTGAATTGTCCACGACCCGAACCTGTCACACACACGTTACATTGTGAATTGTCCACGACCCGAACATGTCACACAAACGTTACATTGTGAATTGTCCACGACCCGAACATGTCACACACACGTTACATTGTGAATTGTCCAAGACACGAACATGTCACACACACGTTACATTGTGAATTGTCCACGACCCGAACATGCCACACACACGTTACATTGTGAATTGTCCACGACACGAACATGTCACACACATGTTACATTGTGAATTGTCCACGACACGAACATGTCACACACACGTTACATTGTGAATTGTCCAAGACACGAACATGTCACACACGTTACATTGTGAATTGTCCACGACACGAACATGTCACACACAAGGACAATCCAATGATAATTGATACATATTACGGGGCCGGACCTAAGTAGGgtgaggcgggggggggggggggggggttcccaaCCGTGGTAGGGGTAGATTAGTTGGTGGTGCAAAGCACCCGAACCtcctagggggtccgggggcacgccccccccgcccccccccccccccccgaacatatttcccccccccccctgaaatcTAGATTAAAATATGTGCAATCTGGCGCATTCTGGGAGTATTTGTCATGAGGTTTTTTTTACCCTTGGAGGAGGTACATGGTcaggccagggggggggggtccaggcAACAGGTaaccctccccccacccacctGGATCTGGTCCTGTATTAGTATGCACACAATATTGTAATTtaatgctcatcctattgttgttggcactcgggtaacagggagcgaagggcagtgccccacctagtgatcgagtgccacaacgcagacttttcccttaatatatactggtttcttcttcttcttcttctgcgttcgtgggctgaaactcccacgtacactcgtgtttcagttttgcacgagtggaattttacgtgtatgaccgtttttaccccgccatgaaggcagccatacgccgctttcggaggaagcatgctggatattttcgtgtttctaaaacccaccgaactctgacatggattacaggatcttttccgtgcgcgcttggtcttgtgcttgcgtgtacacacgaagggggataagccactagcaggtctgcacataagttgacctgggaaaaatctccacacttaacccaccaggcggccgcgaccgggattcgaaccctcgaccttccgattaagaggccgacgtcttaccaccccgccacagcgcccgtcatatactggttttaaactcctgcttccggattatacaatacacattaaaacatgattacataaacgagaggatagctgttgTATATATGCTATATGTGTAAAGGCAAGGCAACATCCGCGCTCCATGTATATATGTAAATTGCTCCGGCATACCAACTTCAAAGTGAAGAAATTGGACTTTTAAACTGTTTATCAGAGTGGCTCTGAAATTTTATCAATTTTTTACCTCACAAACTTGGAAATAATAAAGAAACACACAAGGTGTCTCACGTGGCGAAGGGAACGTGCCCATACCACAAACAGAAAGAATATTTCACAACCAACCCTCTTACCAAACAACTTTTAATCTTCAATCAACCCCAACCCATCATCCTCCGgcaccctccccccacctcccccccccctctatagcgaataaacaaatcatgtcccaatataggtcatAGTTACCTGAGAGGACGTTAAGCCctacagtctctctctctctctctctctctctctctcttgtttctgtgtcgtctgctccgtgtatgacttttcttcttttccaaCTGAAGAGTCCAGACATGGGACGATACTCTTTCGAATTATTGCAGCAGTTGTCTTCCCTCCCATTATTACGTTAACGAaagtgaaactgaacgcacggGCCAAGACGCCGTTGTCGGTTTCGTTATGGTAAGCGGAATGCGTAAAGATACATAGATTTTCCAGTTAACCACTACCACTAACACTTACACTGTGCACTTAATCTCTCTATTGTGAGATCATCAACCTGTGGGATGCTTCACTGAACACCGGACAGTCTTTCGCacagccatgtgacgtcagaagCCTACTTCAACTCATATTTAGGCCGCTGGCCGAGACTACAAATAAGTGCACGtttgttacgcgtgattgttctgaaaagtgactattacatgattgttctgaacgtctactatttatttcatcgtaaacatgtaagccctcatacgtgattgttctgaaagcttactaatttacatgattgttctgaaactcttctaaaggtaaacttgcttcacccgtgaaatgttgtcagatatggaacaatatgtataccccagcccaacgaagttggaggggggtatactggattcactttgtccatctgtctgtgtgtatgtctgtatgtatatatatggaacaatattttgatacaatgatactaaatctttagTGATATCGATATTTAAATCCCAGCTcaatgaagttggaggggggtatactggtttcactttgtccgtctgtctgtgtgtatgtctgtatgtaaatggaacaatattttgatacaatgatgctaaatcttaagtgaaattgatatGTATACCCCGGtcccaatgaatacaaactcaacaagtaatacgcttcatacattgaacatgtcttctttattgttctcaactcaaaattcaaattaaatgtccaaagacaaaaattatttataatcttcaaaaatttaatgattcttcttgagtattcccaactcaaaattctaattacaggtttaaagggacacatagaaacttttgattttccctctttgccatgcttaggtggctaggtcaccgaaatggatcgaaaggcttggcaaagagggaaaatggaagctactttttgcccctttaaagacgaaaggcacaacaaataattttcacaaatgaaacttttattttttttatgaactaaaaattcaaatggagaggggatgagagacgtgaggagatggccggggttgcgagatgggtggggagtctgggctataaagttcttgcacgcgagacaatatacttctttttacatttagtcaagttatgactaaatgttttaacatcgaggggggaatcgagacgagggtcgtggtgtatgtgtgtgtgtatgtgtgtgtgtgtgtgtgtgtgtgtgtgtgtgcgtgcgtgtagagcgattcagaccaaactactggaccgatctttatgaaatttgacatgaaagttcctgggtatgatatccccatacgtttttttcatttttttgataaatgtttttgatgacgtcatatccggcttttcgtgaaagttgaggcggcactgtcacgccctcatttttcaaccaaattggttgaaattttggtcaagtattgttcgacaaagcccggacttcggtattgcatttcagcatggtggcttaaaaattgattaatgactttggtcattaaaaatctgaaaattgtaaaaaaaatatttcttttataaaacgattcaaatttacgttcatcttattctccatcatttgctgattccaaaaacatataaatatgttatatttggattaaaaacaagctctgaaaattaaatatataaaaattattatcaaaattaaattgtcgaaatcaatttaaaaacactttcatcttattccttgtcggttcctgattccaaaaacatatagatatgatatgtttggattaaaaacacgctcagaaagttaaaacgaagagaggtacagaaaagcgtgctatcgttctcagcgcaactactaccccgctcttcttgtcaatttcactgcctttgccgtgagcggtggactgacgatgttacgagtatacggtcttgctgcgttgcattgcgtttagtttcattctgtgagttcgacagctacttgactaaatgttgtattttcgccttacgcgacttgtttgtgtgtgtggaggggtattttgtttatcgactctctctctctctctctctctctctctctctctctctctctctctctctctctctctctctctctctcgctatctctattctctctctctctcactctctctctctcacactctctctctctcgctctctctctctctctctatctctctctctctctctctctctctctctcttctctctctctctctgtgaatatttttgtcatactaaatatattttttttaaacctcccAGGAACAGCAgctgcccccccctccccaagtttccgacgccagtgcactgagtacatacgcacacacacaccacacatacacacacatgaaagctaaattCATTAGGACATctctgttttcagtgacacttgttttttttattacacagcaaccaccagaattttgtatatgaattattcaaatggtttgataaagtgtcagttgatatgaacaaacctaccccaccccctacacctacaaaaaagggagtggagagacggatcaactcaaacacacatctgaagctgtcgcgcacacagaagacggatcacgtcaaacacacttcgttgggcaggggtatacatattgttccacatctgacaacatttcacgggtgaagcaagtttacctttagtagagtttcagaacaatcatgtaaattagtaagctttcagaacaatcacgtatgagggcttacatgactacgatgaaataaatagtagactttcagaacaatcacgcgtaacacacgTTCGTGTGCGTTCATATTCAAACGAATTCTAACATAAATGGTCGATACATAATATAAATGTACATGTGAACTGCCTATTTGACTAAACTATGACACTTGGTacatatctcgacagtcgttATTCATCTGCATCCCTAAATTCCACATACACGCCTGTGGTAAACGTGCCTTCTCtgcttctgcccccccccccccccccctccatctggAACAACATCCCACAAACAGCGCTTGAAGTCATTCCAAGCTGATGCCTGAatgacccccctccctccccccaccgGACTGTGAATACAGTTATTTTGAAACTGTTTGTATTGTACAAGTATGTATATATAGGCCGTAACTCGCTGTTTGTATTGTACAAGTATGTATGTATAGGCCTAACTCGCTGTTTGTATTGTACAAGTATGTATATATAGGCCGTAACTCGCTGTTTGTATTGTACAAGTATGTATGTATAGGCCGTAACTCGCTGTTTGTATTGTACAAGTATGTATATATAGGCCTAACTCGCTGTTTGTATTGTAcaagtatgtatatatataggcCTAACTCGCTGTTTGTATTGTACAAGTATGTATATATAGGCCTAACTCGCTGTTTCGAAGTAGTTTTTTTCGCATTGTATAATTGTGAATCTTGGTAGGCTCTGGGATAGTTGTTTTATTTCACTGTATTAATTGGAATAatcatgtgcgtgcgtgtgtgtgtgtgtgtgtttgtgtgtgtgtgtgccgtgtgtgtgtgtgtgtgtgtgtgtgtgtgtgcgcgtgtgtgtatgtttgtgtgtgtgtgtgtgtgtgtgagtgtttgtgtgtgtgtgtgtgtgagtacgtgcgtgcgtgcgtgcgtgcgtgtgtgtgtgtgtgtgtgtgtgtgtgtgtgtgtttgtgtttgtgtgtgtgtgcgtgtgtacgtgcgtgcgtgcgtgcgtgcgtgcgtgtgtgacggtgtgtgtgtgtgtgtgtgtgtgcgtgcgtgtgtgtgtgcgtgtgtgtgtgtgtgtgtgtgggtgtatgtgtgtgtgtttgtgcgtgtgtgtatgtttgtgtgtgtgtgtgtgtgtgtgtgtgtgtgtgtgtgtgtatgtttgtgtgtgtgtgtgtgtgttagtgtgcgtgtgtgtgtgtgtgtgtgtgtatgtatgtttgtgtgtgagtatgtgtatatgtgtatgattgtgcgtgtgtgtgtgcgtgtgtgtgcgtgtgtgtgtgtgtgtgtgtatgtatgtttgtgtgtgtgtgtgtgtgtgtgtgtgcgtgtgtgtgtgtgtgtgtgtgtgtgtgtatgtttgtgtgtgtgtgtgtgtgtgtgtgtgcgtgtgtgtgtgtgtgtgtgtatgtatgtttgtgtgtgtgtgtgtgtgtgtgtgtgtgtgtggtatgcttACTTGAGCGCGCAGTGTACCTCCGTCTTGTCGAAGGAGAGGTCAGCACACAGTGTCCGGAGGCCGACCATAGGGAACCACTTGACCGTGCCGTTATACTCCACTAACACCTGGTCACGTGCAGTGTTCATGATCTGCATGCCCGGTGTCACCCTGAAATGTGCACCCCCCGTACCGTTATACTCCACGAACACCTGGTCACGTGCAGTGTTCATGATCTGCATGCCCGGTGTTAACCTGAAATGTGCACCCCCCGTGCCGTTATACTCCACGAACACCTGGTCACGTGCAGTGTTCATGATCTGCATGTCCGGTGTCACCCTGAAATGTGCACCCCCCGGACCGTTATACTCCACGAACACCTGGTCACGTGCAGTGTTCATGATCTGCATGCCCGGTGTCACCCTGAAATGTGCACCCCCCGTGCCGATTGGTTGAACAGTCAGACAAAGggtagacagagaaagacagtcaGACAAAATAATCACTATCagaattacaaaacaaaacatagagTCACAACAACATTATTGGACAGAACATAGAAAACGTGAAAAACCCAGATACAGCCGGAAGGGCGGACAcaggacaaagagacagacagagagacacagagacacacacacacacacacacacactcacacacacacacacacacacacacacacacagacagacggacacacaggacaaagagacagacagagagacacagagaaggggagacagacagagagacacacagacagacacacagacacacacacactcacacacacacacacacagacagacggacacacaggacaaagagacagacagagagacacagagaaggggagacagacagacacagacagacacacacacacacacacacagacggacggacggtccTCACTGAGTGTACAGCTCGATGTCTGGTCGCCACACTTCGCTGGCCGGCAGACGAACGTCCTTGACCTCGTGGAAGGGGTCACTGTGTTCAAACCTGAGGCGCGGGTCTTCCCACTGCAGGCTGAGGAAGCCGACAACCTCCACCGTGCCTTTCTCCACGTCCTGTGTCCAGACATAGTGCatcttactgtgtgtgtgtgtgtgtgtgtgtgtgtgttgtgtgtgtgtgtgtgtgtgtgtgtgtgtgtgtgtacatgtgtgtgtgtgtacatgtgtgtgtgtgggtgtgtgtgtgtgtgtgtgtgtgtgtgtgtgtgtgtgtgtgtgtgtgtgtgtgtgtgtgtgttagtgtgagtgTACGCGCGCACGCGTTCCTCTCACTGTTTGTCAGCCTGTCCGACTGAGTGCCTAAGTAACCTTGACCTCCGCACACTATCAAGGCCAGTAATCTTGACCTTCATTTGTAAAAAAGGTaagtgaccttgaactttgcgATGGGTTGCAAGAAGCACAGTGACAGAAGAGAGATAAGCTGTAAGGGTTAggctagggttagggttaggttagggttagCGTTAGGGTTTACCACTTCAGTGACGGCCTCGACGTAGAGCCCCAGCTTCACCTGCAGACTACCCACAGGCTGAGGGATGCCATACTTGACGTGACGCGCTAGCAAGTCGCGGATGACGTCACCTTCGGAGGCACTTCTGGGAACGCCGTTGGCGTCGTCGCGAATTTTGAACGCGCCAGACACACATACCGCTGGAACACACAGAGTGGAGAGAAACCAGTCTGACATACTGCGCGAACACCCAGATTGGAGATAAACCAGACGTACATACCACTGGAACACCCAGATTGGAGATAAACCAGACATACATACCACTGGAACACACAGAGTGGAGAGAAACCAGACATACATACCACTGGAACACACAGAGTGGAGAGAAACCAGACATACATACCACTGGAACACACAGAGTGGAGAGAAACCAGACATACATACCACTGGAACACTCAGATTGGAGATAAACCAGACGTACATACCACTGGAACACACAGAGTGGAGAGAAACCAGACATACATACCGCTGGAACACACAGAGTGGAGAGAaaccagacatacacaccgcTTGAACACACAGAGAGGAGAGAAACCAGACGTACATAGTCAAGACATACATACCGCTGGAACACACAGAGTGGAGAGAAACCAGACGTACATAGTCAAGACATACATACCGCTGGAACACACAGAGACTCAGAGTGGAGAGAAACCAGACACACATACTGCGCGAACACCCAGATTGGAGATAAACCAGACGTACATTCCGCTGGAACACACAGAGTGGAGAGAAACCAGACATACATACCGCTGGAACACACAGAGTAGAAATAAAACAGCCATACATATGGAACACACAGAGTGGAGAGAAACCAGACATACATACCGCTGGAACACACAGAGTGGAAATAAAACAGACGTACATACCGTTGGAACACACAGAGTGGAGAGAAACCAGACATACATACCGCTGGAACACACAGAGTGGAAATAAAACAGACGTACATACCGTTGGAACACATAGAGTGGAAATAAAACAGACGTACATACCGCTGGAATGCACAGAGAGGAGAGAAACCAGGCATACATACCGCTGGAACACACAGAGTGGAAATAAAACAGACGTACATACCGTTGGAACACATAGAGTGGAAATAAAACAGACGTACATACCGCTGGAATGCACAGAGAGGAGAGAAACCAG is part of the Littorina saxatilis isolate snail1 linkage group LG15, US_GU_Lsax_2.0, whole genome shotgun sequence genome and harbors:
- the LOC138949551 gene encoding acetylcholine receptor subunit alpha-type acr-16-like isoform X1; protein product: MAVFTRIILVACLAVCVSGAFKIRDDANGVPRSASEGDVIRDLLARHVKYGIPQPVGSLQVKLGLYVEAVTEVDVEKGTVEVVGFLSLQWEDPRLRFEHSDPFHEVKDVRLPASEVWRPDIELYTQVTPGMQIMNTARDQVLVEYNGTVKWFPMVGLRTLCADLSFDKTEVHCALKFGSWTYQKHAMELAVNHPMGVLSQYRSTGQWTVSEATAERVEAKYECCPDTYVFVAYNLTLQKQDL
- the LOC138949551 gene encoding acetylcholine receptor subunit alpha-type acr-16-like isoform X2 gives rise to the protein MAVFTRIILVACLAVCVSGAFKIRDDANGVPRSASEGDVIRDLLARHVKYGIPQPVGSLQVKLGLYVEAVTEVDVEKGTVEVVGFLSLQWEDPRLRFEHSDPFHEVKDVRLPASEVWRPDIELYTQFGSWTYQKHAMELAVNHPMGVLSQYRSTGQWTVSEATAERVEAKYECCPDTYVFVAYNLTLQKQDL